GAAGGAAAAGCTGTTCTCTCCCATTAGTGCCTGAGGGTGGGTGCAGGCTCAGAGCTCACAAAGAGCTGAAGGTAGGGGCTGCCTGCCAGGCAGGGCTTGGGAAATGGGTGTGGGTGGGAGGAGGAATGGGGACTCAGTACCCAgcaaggagctggctgaatgcaaGTGGGAGAGGGGAAGCAGCAGGCTATGGGGTCCAGACGTTCCAGGACCCCCAAGGCTCTGAAGATCAGGTCAAGGGGTCATTTCACGTCTTGACGTCCAGCAACGGCACCCGCTTGTGCTGGTAGCCACTCTGCCAGCCGTGTACCACCTGTGCAGGGAGGAGACTGCCACAGGCTGGGCTCTGGCCTTGGGAGTCAATGGTACAACTTTGGAGGAAGCACCCCACTATTCAGCCCCAAAggggagggctaagggcagaaCCAGGCTCAGGTTTTAGGGGTGACCCTATGAGGcatgccattctactctgtcctataggatcactacgagtcagaatcgacggcaatgagtttggcttttggtttttatgggtggCAACAGAGCAGCCTCCTGCCTTTACTGGGTTCTCCCGGGCCCCCAGAGTACTCACCTTCGGGTCTCCTACATCAGACAGGAGCTCCTGCTCAGCCTCGTGCAGCTCCTCGGCGGGGTCGTAGCTGTACATGGGGAGCAGGTGGTGGCGAAGCCGGTCCGCTCTGGGGAGACAGGGAGGCTCAGTGCGGGCGCCCACTCTCTTTTCAGACGCCTGCCTGCCGGTCTCCAGTCCCCCAGGCAGGAGCACCTCCCAGTTCATACCTCTGCTCAGGGTGCGCTAGGGCTTAAGAATACATGGCCATTCCTGCAGTGGCCTCTCCCCAGAGGGTAAGCTGAGGCTGCGGCAGGAAAAcagcctggggtggggggtggggagcgcAGTTAGGGAATTTCAGCCTTGTGTCAGGAGGGCTGAGGAGCATCCTACGTGTATGCAGAGAACTCAGGTCCTATGGGGAGAAATTCCAGCAGAATAGCAAGGAGGTAGCACTGGGGCAGGGTCCCCACCCAAAGGACACTCACCGCTTTTTCTTCTGCACGTACATTACCTGTAACAGAGAAACAGCAGTGTGGAGGTTGCTGAGCCCAGGAATGCGCATGAGCAAGAGGGGCCCCACCTCCACACCCTTCACCCCCATAACAGCAGGATGGCTGAGATACTCTGTGTGCAGACTACACCAGGCCCACCCAGCCCTGCCTTAGcaaaggtatgtgtgtgtgtgtggtatggctCCttaccacagccaccaccaccccGACCAGGGTGATGAGGAAGAAAGGGCCCAACACGTAGCCCACCATGGAGTCGCTGTTGGCCTGGGGGACATTGGGAACTGTGGTGTTACTCATGACATCGGCAGTGGCGGCCCAAGCTGGAGGGCAGGGTAGTCAGCATGGGCAGCGTAGTGCTTCGGGAGGGCGCCTCCACTGGGCTccctggggaggaagggaggttaTCCATTTCACCCAGGGTGACCTCCAAACTCTGGATCCCTTCCCAGAGCTGGAGAGCTATAAAAACTTAGGTCAGACACTGGGACCAGGGATCCTGCAGGTAAGTGTGCTGGATGTTAACTCTCAGCAAATCCTGGGAATAAAGGGCACCAAGTGAAGGTCCAGACTCAGGGCTGGCTGAGTCCTACTCAGCTCCTAATCCTGAACCTGGATGGGGCCCACCTCGGTGCTGGCCAAACGCTTGCAGGTCCCAGCTCCTGGGGAAAGGTTAGTGGAGTTCCTGACTGCTGTCTCAGACCTCCTGGGGCACTGGACAGCGAGCACCCATCCAGTGGGGCAAATGGGGAGATGAGGTTCACACAGAAGGGTCCTGCCCTGCAGCCTAGGGGTGAGGTGGTAGCATCTGAAAGAGCTTGCCTCTGTCCAGATCTAATTACACTTCTGGTTACTGGCCCCACACCTGGGCTCTCTGCCTTCCTTGTCCCTGGTGTCACCCCAGATATATAGCCTGGACCCCTTCTCTCCCATCAGTCTCACGTGCGAGGGTGAACACAACTGGGCAGGGAGTTCTGTGGCTGGATTTGTATCTGCAAAGTGATGTCACCTTTCTTTGATCCCCACCCCGGGCTCCGCCCAGGTCTCTCCTCTCTGCCTGGGGCTGACAGGGCAGAGTGGAGATGGATCAGTCCCCATGGACAGATGCACACAAGGAGACCTCTGTAAGGGGTGGCTACGCTCAGATGCTTCAACGTCCCTGATCCGGGTTCTCCTGGGTCTCCATCCGAGAGCAAGGTATGAGCTACCTGCTCCCGTGCCGGTGGGGCACCCGGCTCGCCCGCACGCAGTCGCGTGGTCACCGTCCTGCGGTCGTGGGGGCTTGCAGGAGTAGGGAGGTGTCAGGCCGCTCCTAGGATGCGGGCCAGCAGCGGCGGGCGGTAGTTCCCACAGCACTGGGAGGCTCAGGCCGGGGAGGGCTGTGTTTGCGGACGCACGGAGGGGCCGCCCTGCGCCCGGGCAT
This is a stretch of genomic DNA from Elephas maximus indicus isolate mEleMax1 chromosome 1, mEleMax1 primary haplotype, whole genome shotgun sequence. It encodes these proteins:
- the SMIM29 gene encoding small integral membrane protein 29 isoform X3, producing the protein MSNTTVPNVPQANSDSMVGYVLGPFFLITLVGVVVAVVMYVQKKKRADRLRHHLLPMYSYDPAEELHEAEQELLSDVGDPKVVHGWQSGYQHKRVPLLDVKT
- the SMIM29 gene encoding small integral membrane protein 29 isoform X2; translated protein: MSNTTVPNVPQANSDSMVGYVLGPFFLITLVGVVVAVVMYVQKKKRADRLRHHLLPMYSYDPAEELHEAEQELLSDVGDPKARAQPVAVSSLHRWYTAGRVATSTSGCRCWTSRREMTP
- the SMIM29 gene encoding small integral membrane protein 29 isoform X1 codes for the protein MSNTTVPNVPQANSDSMVGYVLGPFFLITLVGVVVAVVMYVQKKKRADRLRHHLLPMYSYDPAEELHEAEQELLSDVGDPKVSTLGARENPVKAGGCSVATHKNQKPNSLPSILTRSDPIGQSRMACLIGSPLKPEPGSALSPPLWG